A region of Pyxidicoccus parkwaysis DNA encodes the following proteins:
- the cysW gene encoding sulfate ABC transporter permease subunit CysW has translation MHPTTLVMRRRTRTLGGPAIIRWALIGLALLFLGVFLVVPLVAVFTFALQKGWQAYAAAVTHPEALSAMRLTLTAAVFAVPLNLVFGLAAAWLIARFRFPGRSLLITFIDLPFSVSPVIAGLIFVLMFGRQGWLGPWLAEHDLHVIFAVPGIVLATIFVTFPFVVREVLPVMQSQGSDEEEAALTLGASGWRTFWKVTLPKVKWGVIYGVILCNARAMGEFGAVSVVSGHVRGITTTLPLHAEILYNEYDFVGAFAVASLLTLLALVTLVVKKYVEWRSVAS, from the coding sequence ATGCACCCCACGACTCTCGTCATGCGGCGGCGCACCCGGACTCTCGGCGGACCGGCCATCATCCGCTGGGCGCTCATTGGCCTGGCGCTGCTGTTCCTCGGCGTCTTCCTCGTCGTTCCGCTGGTGGCTGTCTTCACCTTCGCACTCCAGAAGGGGTGGCAGGCCTACGCCGCTGCCGTCACCCATCCCGAGGCGCTGTCCGCGATGCGCCTGACGCTGACAGCGGCCGTGTTCGCGGTGCCGCTCAACCTCGTCTTCGGGCTTGCTGCCGCGTGGCTCATCGCGCGGTTCCGCTTCCCCGGGCGGTCGCTGCTCATCACCTTCATCGACTTGCCCTTCAGCGTGTCGCCCGTCATCGCGGGCCTCATCTTCGTGCTGATGTTCGGGCGGCAGGGCTGGCTCGGGCCGTGGCTGGCCGAGCATGACTTGCACGTCATCTTCGCGGTGCCGGGCATCGTCCTCGCTACCATCTTCGTGACGTTCCCCTTCGTCGTGCGCGAGGTGCTGCCGGTGATGCAGTCGCAGGGCAGCGACGAGGAGGAGGCGGCGCTGACGCTGGGCGCGAGCGGCTGGCGGACGTTCTGGAAGGTGACGCTGCCCAAGGTGAAGTGGGGCGTCATCTACGGCGTCATCCTCTGCAACGCGCGGGCGATGGGAGAGTTCGGCGCCGTGTCCGTGGTGTCCGGGCACGTGCGCGGCATCACCACCACGCTGCCGCTGCACGCGGAGATTCTCTACAACGAGTACGACTTCGTCGGCGCCTTCGCCGTGGCGTCGCTGCTGACGCTGCTCGCGCTCGTGACTTTGGTGGTCAAGAAGTACGTGGAGTGGAGGAGTGTGGCGTCATGA
- a CDS encoding sulfate/molybdate ABC transporter ATP-binding protein produces MSIIVEQVTRRFTEKGTPAVSDVSFQAPKGAITSLLGPSGAGKSTLLRLVAGLEVPDTGRILIDGVDCTHMPVQQRGVGVVFQSYALFRHMTVRENIAFGLEVRRASKAEVAARVDEMLRLVQLEDLGHRFPGQLSGGQRQRVAFARALAIRPRVLLLDEPFGALDTRVRQELREWLHELHERTGLTTLLVTHDQQEALEISQHVVVMSGGRVAQAGSPEAIYNRPATPFVASFIGGASVLRGEVRAGRVAMSSLSVDVPAAAREGESVQAFVRPHDIKLAKPNGTHVNGHATGRVERFKPVGGYVKVLLRLPSGDEVTVEVPRSEFNALGVTEGDAVRADVQSATVFVGDYAI; encoded by the coding sequence ATGAGCATCATCGTCGAGCAGGTCACCCGGCGCTTCACCGAGAAGGGGACTCCGGCCGTCTCGGACGTGTCCTTCCAGGCGCCCAAGGGGGCCATCACCTCGCTGCTGGGGCCGTCGGGCGCGGGCAAGTCCACACTGCTGCGGCTCGTGGCCGGGCTGGAGGTGCCGGACACGGGTCGCATCCTCATCGACGGCGTGGACTGTACGCACATGCCCGTGCAGCAGCGCGGCGTAGGCGTCGTGTTCCAGAGCTACGCGCTGTTCCGGCACATGACGGTGCGGGAGAACATCGCCTTCGGGTTGGAGGTGCGGCGCGCCTCGAAGGCGGAGGTGGCCGCGCGCGTGGATGAGATGCTGCGCCTCGTGCAGTTGGAGGACCTGGGCCACCGCTTTCCCGGGCAGCTCTCCGGTGGGCAGCGGCAGCGCGTGGCCTTCGCTCGCGCGCTGGCCATCCGTCCTCGCGTGTTGCTGCTGGACGAGCCCTTCGGCGCGCTCGACACGCGGGTGCGCCAGGAGCTGCGGGAGTGGCTGCACGAGCTCCACGAGCGCACGGGCCTGACGACGCTGCTGGTGACGCATGACCAGCAGGAGGCGCTGGAGATTTCGCAGCACGTGGTGGTGATGAGCGGGGGCCGCGTGGCGCAGGCGGGCTCGCCGGAGGCCATCTACAACCGGCCCGCGACGCCCTTCGTCGCGTCCTTCATCGGCGGCGCCAGCGTGCTGCGCGGAGAGGTGCGGGCAGGGAGGGTGGCCATGAGCTCGCTGTCGGTGGACGTCCCGGCGGCGGCCCGCGAGGGCGAGTCCGTCCAGGCCTTCGTGCGTCCCCACGACATCAAGCTGGCGAAGCCCAATGGGACGCATGTGAACGGGCATGCGACGGGCCGGGTCGAGCGGTTCAAGCCCGTGGGCGGCTACGTGAAGGTGCTGCTGCGCCTGCCCTCCGGGGACGAAGTCACCGTGGAGGTGCCGCGCTCGGAGTTCAACGCGCTGGGCGTCACCGAGGGCGACGCGGTGCGCGCGGATGTCCAGTCCGCAACGGTCTTCGTGGGCGACTACGCCATCTGA
- a CDS encoding glycoside hydrolase family 16 protein produces the protein MHTRQDWRSTLVAAGVIALVGGCGTETPSTPEQPPLASQEQGELGYDPGAGWVLGWQDDFTGTSLNGAYWNVLTSNYDPVTNNCNFGTGELEFPRAQNVTVGGGKLVITAERTSDGPMDSRCTGYGPRSFYSGRIHTKGKVERRYGKLAASIKVPSGWGMWPAFWTLGGNISAVGWPSSGEIDILEWHSNEPTWMKSAVHYFANGAAQHFGTGANRGYSVADGFHVYEVEWTASQMIFRLDNQVRATADFFHNQPAFQQNHYILLNLALGGNWYGNPAASTIALASGERKTMEVEWVRWYDAGGGSSTVPLTNPGFESDMTGWATWSPNGTEAADFSETYNGGHSGSYHLTQWNNGSPFEVWTYQTVSGLASGNYKVRAWVRKGGSFDLSRIQAKTCGSCAPVYTDLGTYGAWTLVETPAISVTGGYLELGFHTRATVGNAANFVHMDDVELIRL, from the coding sequence ATGCACACACGACAGGATTGGCGTTCGACGCTGGTGGCCGCTGGCGTTATTGCGTTGGTTGGAGGATGTGGGACAGAGACGCCCTCCACGCCCGAGCAACCGCCGCTCGCGAGCCAGGAGCAAGGCGAGCTCGGCTATGACCCGGGGGCGGGCTGGGTCCTGGGCTGGCAGGACGACTTCACGGGGACGTCGCTGAACGGCGCGTACTGGAACGTCCTGACGAGCAACTACGACCCCGTCACCAACAACTGCAACTTCGGCACGGGCGAGCTGGAGTTCCCCCGGGCGCAGAACGTCACCGTGGGCGGTGGGAAGCTGGTCATCACCGCGGAGCGGACGTCGGATGGGCCCATGGACTCGCGCTGCACGGGCTACGGGCCGCGCTCGTTCTACTCCGGTCGCATCCACACGAAGGGGAAGGTGGAGCGGCGGTACGGGAAGCTCGCCGCGAGCATCAAGGTGCCGTCGGGCTGGGGCATGTGGCCGGCGTTCTGGACGCTGGGTGGCAACATCTCCGCCGTGGGCTGGCCCAGCTCGGGTGAAATCGACATCCTCGAGTGGCACTCCAACGAGCCGACGTGGATGAAGTCGGCGGTGCACTACTTCGCCAACGGCGCGGCCCAGCACTTTGGCACGGGCGCCAACCGCGGCTACAGCGTCGCGGACGGCTTCCACGTCTACGAGGTGGAGTGGACGGCGAGCCAGATGATTTTCCGGCTCGACAACCAGGTGCGGGCCACCGCGGACTTCTTCCACAACCAGCCCGCGTTCCAGCAGAACCACTACATCCTCCTGAACCTCGCGCTGGGAGGGAACTGGTACGGCAACCCGGCCGCCAGCACCATCGCGCTCGCGTCGGGCGAGCGGAAGACGATGGAGGTGGAGTGGGTGCGCTGGTACGACGCGGGCGGCGGCTCGTCGACGGTGCCGCTCACCAACCCCGGCTTCGAGTCCGACATGACGGGCTGGGCGACGTGGAGCCCCAACGGCACCGAGGCCGCTGACTTCAGCGAGACGTACAACGGCGGCCACTCGGGCAGCTACCACCTGACGCAATGGAACAACGGCTCGCCGTTCGAGGTGTGGACGTACCAGACGGTGTCGGGGCTGGCCTCGGGCAACTACAAGGTCCGTGCGTGGGTGCGGAAGGGCGGCTCGTTCGACCTGTCGCGGATTCAGGCGAAGACGTGCGGCTCGTGCGCGCCGGTGTACACGGACCTCGGGACGTATGGCGCGTGGACGCTGGTGGAGACGCCGGCCATCTCCGTCACCGGCGGCTACCTGGAGCTGGGCTTCCACACGCGGGCCACGGTGGGCAACGCGGCCAACTTCGTCCACATGGACGACGTGGAGCTCATCCGCCTCTGA
- a CDS encoding alpha/beta fold hydrolase: protein MTTHRIAGPAGSLSVVTALGREDALPVVFVHGLAGNASHWEAQLHHVSPARRAVAVELRGHGGSERPRDGDYSLEALAKDVAAAAQELKRFVLVGHSIGGGVALACAAAHASRVAGLMLVDPMSDARSTPPKDKEAYLAALMSDDYARFIREDWLDMAGKVPAIREKLLKDLDATAKETVVAIQRSRLSFDPVTALSRYPRPKLSLVLPDNDTPRSFHRLGNGFPHQVVKDSGHWIQLERPEEVNRALDAFLKLCETKLKGG, encoded by the coding sequence ATGACCACGCATCGCATCGCTGGTCCTGCCGGCAGCCTCTCCGTCGTCACCGCACTGGGCCGCGAGGACGCCCTGCCCGTGGTCTTCGTCCATGGGCTCGCCGGCAATGCCTCCCACTGGGAGGCCCAGCTCCACCACGTCTCCCCTGCCCGCCGCGCGGTGGCCGTTGAGCTGCGCGGCCACGGTGGCTCGGAGCGACCTCGCGATGGAGACTACTCGTTGGAGGCGCTCGCGAAGGACGTGGCCGCGGCGGCGCAGGAACTGAAGCGCTTCGTCCTCGTGGGGCACAGCATCGGCGGAGGCGTGGCGCTCGCCTGCGCTGCGGCGCATGCCTCGCGAGTCGCCGGCTTGATGCTCGTGGACCCCATGAGCGACGCGCGCTCCACTCCACCCAAGGACAAGGAGGCCTATCTCGCGGCGCTCATGTCCGACGACTACGCGCGCTTCATCCGTGAGGACTGGCTGGACATGGCGGGCAAGGTCCCCGCCATCCGCGAGAAGCTGCTGAAGGATTTGGACGCCACGGCGAAGGAGACCGTGGTGGCCATTCAACGCTCGCGACTCAGCTTCGACCCCGTGACCGCCCTCTCGCGCTACCCGAGGCCGAAGCTGTCCCTCGTGCTACCCGACAACGACACGCCGCGAAGCTTCCACCGGCTGGGCAACGGCTTCCCGCACCAGGTCGTCAAGGACAGCGGCCATTGGATACAGCTCGAGCGCCCCGAGGAGGTCAACCGGGCGCTCGATGCCTTCCTGAAGCTCTGCGAGACGAAGCTCAAAGGCGGATGA